A genomic stretch from Oscarella lobularis chromosome 11, ooOscLobu1.1, whole genome shotgun sequence includes:
- the LOC136193403 gene encoding UBX domain-containing protein 11-like, protein MSSPESSLKKTKKLPISPRKTLDDRKRAIPYRSSPLALKSSDVLPLAVKESDRQTTPSDEEFIGSMARRLGVLERQLIDKGKELIGKDEKIRELEEKLSYMRMASAPANQQITELQEKCRALQKQVQDMENFLADYGMIWVGDEDGEDDDDSVTDASSERNMWNPASSIAKESEFCMNFNLAAKNIEELNALAGEGVAQVAHTTGGAKLKFPDPISLTLYQNGFVMFAGPFRPYSDPTAQKCMQDIMDGYFPSELQQRYPDGTPFALTDRREEVYQDRRHQTSFPGAGRSLQGDRQLSSVEFSEAKSHGSPVSTEQFLRRLPKAVVRKGKVIDVRSEIAEHVKCSGKTGSTTLVETPIVGEIRSQHSLTKDVTTLRVKSETGDQTYLIKMRYDDTISDLRKYINNHRGYSCIYEIRSAFPNRLYDNEDDTLSKCGLVPNAALYLK, encoded by the exons ATGAGTTCGCCTGAATCAAGCctaaagaagacgaaaaagctTCCGATATCTCCAAGGAAGACTTTAGATGACCG CAAGAGGGCCATTCCGTACAGGAGCAGTCCTTTGGCGTTGAAAA GTTCTGACGTACTGCCTCTGGCGGTGAAAGAATCCGACCGTCAAA CGACTCCGTCTGATGAAGAGTTTATTGGTTCAATGGCGAGACGATTGGGGGTTCTCGAGAGACAACTGATtgacaaaggaaaagagctAATTGGAAAG GACGAAAAAATAAGAGAGCTGGAAGAAAAACTGTCTTACATGCGAATGGCATCTG CGCCAGCTAATCAGCAGATCACAGAGTTACAGGAAAAATGCAGAGCACTCCAAAAACAAGTTCAAGACATGGAG AACTTTCTTGCGGACTACGGAATGATTTGGGTTGGAGATGAAGACGgagaagatgacgatgatagCGTCACTGATGCTTCTAGTGAAAGAAATATGTGGAATCCAG CATCGTCAATCGCCAAAGAAAGCGAGTTCTGCATGAATTTCAATTTAGCAGCTAAGAACATTGAG GAGCTGAATGCTTTAGCTGGTGAAGGAGTGGCTCAAGTAGCTCATACGACCGGAGGAGCTAAGCTTAAG TTTCCGGATCCTATTTCCTTGACTCTTTACCAAAACGGCTTCGTCATGTTCGCTGGGCCATTTCGGCCTTATAGTGACCCCACAGCTCAA AAGTGCATGCAGGATATCATGGACGGTTATTTTCCGTCTGAACTGCAGCAACGATATCCCGATGGCACTCCTTTTGCT ttGACTGATAGACGAGAAGAAGTGTATCAGGATAGACGTCATCAGACGTCTTTTCCCGGCGCTGGAAGGAGTTTGCAAGGGGATAGGCAATTGTCTTCTGTCGAGTTCAGCGAAGCAAAGTCTCATG GTTCTCCAGTTTCCACTGAACAGTTTTTAAGAAGACTTCCCAAGGCTGTCGTAAGGAAAGGAAAAGTGATTGACGTGCGATCTGAAATTGCTGAGCACGTTAAA TGCTCAGGAAAAACCGGTAGCACCACTCTGGTCGAGACTCCTATAGTTGGTGAAATTCGGAGTCAACACAGCCTCACAAAGGACGTAACCACGCTGAGAGTGAAATCTGAGACTGGAGATCAG ACTTATCTCATAAAGATGAGATACGATGACACAATAAGCGACTTACGAAAGTACATCAATAACCACAG AGGATATTCTTGTATTTACGAAATAAGATCGGCCTTTCCTAATCGTCTGTACGACAACGAAGATGATACCCTATCGAAATGCGGCCTCGTGCCCAATGCGGCACTTTACCTCAAATAA
- the LOC136193397 gene encoding translocation protein SEC63 homolog → MGRQFEYDETGVAAVYFFVCFLAVLLLPITYVLWPISKRKDSSFPSSTSKGKQTQQPSRSISLWKSVVLALGWSFLAFLVYRATTMEVETVEFDPFEILEINRDASPAKIRQQYRRLSLKYHPDKEDGDPERFMLITKAHATLTDEEARKNWELYGHPDGPGAVRFGIALPSWIVEKENSFWFLMAYVIGIVIVLPLVVGCWWYNKIKFSGDDILLDTQNLYRYYLGTSSWLTTKRLVMIVGASFEFWRRFNKEIMERPDDNDFIPRLIKKLGNLNEKNRESVICLPHSLKTRTLLHAHFSREPLPTKGLEADLKYILRKCPSLIKELVTVASLLTLYYQGQDERKNHKKQRINKKEKRRREFKPPGIPAIEGCIKLSQMVVQAMWDQSRMGHPLLMLPYVTERTLKLSAGRKSRVQSVKDFLALPDARRRELLEDALADDLDENLTDEQYKLSIEERYNEILAICGSYPNLDIDVAVKVLGEEENEYVTTNSYITLKITIERKSCQDLIRCEDEEEEREPTPGVEDVDKEKTLSKASRPWEKNKKKKGKKAKPAVKPKKAKTKKVGEKSEDASQAVTNSIKNGSDSEPASEDEEGVAKRSIVAKRSKDAQPLEDVESESSEGGDVDENAVREKDSEATANDGGGGGGDGEFSILDDEEKWLEMQKDIRRQEKVLVTKSTETHVCYAPRFPGEKHEWWWLYVIDEKKRLLQSVPKHVMTLKDVEEVEVQFSAPPVPGVYTYTVWLRSDCYVGFDQCVLHKVEVHKEDKESKADVGDDEATNSDEDADENGDEDEDEGMSFSEDDDDGEDE, encoded by the exons ATGGGAAGGCAATTTGAGTACGACGAAACCGGCGTAGCAGCCGTCTATTTCTTCGTATGCTTTCTcgccgttcttcttctccctATCACCTACGTGCTGTGGCCCATTTCAAAGCGGAAAG ACTCgtcttttccgtcgtcgactaGCAAAGGAAAGCAGACCCAACAACCATCAAGATCGATCAGCCTATGGAA GAGCGTGGTCTTGGCGTTGGGCTGGTCGTTCCTGGCCTTTCTCGTCTACCGGGCAACAACGATGGAAGTCGAAACGGTCGAATTCGAtccttttgaaattttgGAAATCAACAGG GACGCGTCTCCGGCAAAAATTCGGCAGCAATATCGAAGGCTCAGCCTGAAATATCATCCAGACAAAGAGGACGGCGATCCGGAACGCTTCATGCTTATAACCAAAGCTCACGCAAC GCTTACTGATGAAGAGGCACGAAAAAATTGGGAACTCTATGGTCATCCAGATGGCCCTGGAGCCGTTCGCTTTGGCATAGCGCTACCGTCGTGGATTGTAGAAAAGGAGAACTCCTTTTGG TTTCTGATGGCTTACGTCATTGGCATAGTAATCGTTTTACCTCTTGTTGTG GGTTGCTGGTGGTACAACAAAATTAAATTCAGCGGCGACGATATTTTACTGGACACCCAAAACCTCTATAGATATTACTTGGGAACAAGTTCTTGGCTTACAACAAAGC GTCTCGTGATGATCGTTGGCGCCTCATTTGAATTTTGGAGAAGATTTAATAAAGAAATCATGGAACGTCCAGATGACAATGACTTTATTCCACGG CTAATTAAAAAACTCGGAAATCTGAACGAGAAAAATAGGGAATCGGTGATCTGTCTTCCGCACAGTCTCAAAACGCGAACCCTACTTCACGCTCACTTTTCAAGAGAACCTTTGCCAACGAAAGGACTCGAAGCTG ATCTCAAATACATTTTGCGGAAATGCCCATCACTTATCAAAGAACTCGTGACAGTAGCGTCTCTTTTGACCTTGTATTATCAAGGCCAGGACGAGAGGAAAAACCACAAGAAGCAAAGGATAAacaagaaggagaaaagacgaagagaat TCAAGCCGCCGGGTATTCCTGCTATTGAAGGCTGCATCAAATTGTCGCAGATGGTAGTCCAGGCCATGTGGGATCAGTCTCGAATGGGCCATCCACTCCTCATGCTCCCTTATGTCACGGAAAGAACGTTAAAATTGTCAGCCGGTCGAAAG TCTCGCGTTCAATCGGTGAAAGACTTTCTCGCTTTACCGGACGCTAGGAGAAG AGAACTTCTGGAGGACGCGTTGGCTgacgatctcgacgaaaaTCTCACCGACGAACAGTACAAGCTTTCTATTGAGGAACGATACAACGAAATTCTTGCAATTTGCGGTTCGTATCCGAATCTTGACATTGACGTCGCGGTCAAAG TACTcggagaagaggagaacgAGTACGTCACGACGAATTCCTACATAACATTGAAAATTACgatagagagaaagagctgTCAG GATTTGATTCGTTGCGaagatgaagaggaggaaaggGAACCGACGCCTGgcgtcgaagacgttgaTAAGGAAAAG ACTTTGAGCAAAGCGAGTAGACCTTGGGAGAAgaataaaaagaagaaaggtaAAAAGGCAAAGCCTGCGGTAAAaccgaagaaagcgaagacaaagaaagtgGGAGAGAAATCAGAAGAC GCCAGTCAAGCTGTGACTAATAGCATCAAGAACGGAAGCGATTCTGAGCCGGCaagtgaagacgaagagggcGTCGCGAAgagatcgatcgtcgccaaACGATCGAAAGACGCTCAACCGCTCGAAGACGTTGAGTCCGAGAGCAGCGAAGGCGGCGACGTGGACGAAAATGCagtgagagaaaaagactCGGAGGCGACCGcaaacgacggcggcggcggtggcggcgacggcgaattcAGCAttttggacgacgaagagaaatgGCTGGAAATGCAAAAAGACATTCGTCGACAGGAAAAGGTTCTCGTAACGAAATCGACGGAGACGCACGTGTGCTACGCTCCACGTTTTCCGGGG GAAAAGCACGAGTGGTGGTGGCTCTACgtaatcgacgagaaaaagcgtttaCTTCAAAGCGTGCCTAAGCACGTCATGACCctgaaagacgtcgaagag GTTGAAGTGCAGTTTTCTGCGCCTCCTGTTCCTGGTGTGTACACGTACACCGTTTGGTTGAGGTCGGACTGTTACGTTGGCTTTGATCAGTGCGTTCTCCATAAG GTCGAAGTGCATAAGGAGGATAAGGAAAGCAAggccgacgtcggcgacgacgaggcgacgaatagcgacgaagacgctgacgagaacggcgacgaagacgaggacgaaggGATGAGCttcagcgaagacgacgacgacggtgaggACGAATGA
- the LOC136193409 gene encoding coiled-coil domain-containing protein 89-like, with the protein MSGSRSPRDVRQIVWLNRKEENAFLEKKCDDVLKLASSTSANDADVLRSRVDQQSELISLLKRRSEDFQTQLSTLETKCATLETDGERLRKSLREERERKELMEKRFFDLNSNHEQMIELKDEYKGMNAKLRDENSRLLAENQTLFSGRLQERDEMIRQLESHVTTLDERCRLADARTVEIERKGRVESDRYERRVDELVRELDDERRRFERERVESRSRIESLCDEARKSDVVVENERAERVRLGALVTEKDCLLREKESCVDRLAKENERLSLKMTALERRFSDQVALVNRDEQVMRLRETVAATEGKLDGLRREYDAYKKHSAQLLNKERELNSKLRHLLK; encoded by the coding sequence ATGTCCGGATCGCGGTCGCCTAGAGACGTGCGACAAATCGTTTGGCTAAATCGCAAAGAGGAGAACGCGTTCTTGGAAAAGAAATGCGACGACGTGCTCAAAttggcttcgtcgacgagcgcgaacgacgccgatgtCCTACGATCGCGCGTCGATCAGCAATCCGAACTGATATCGCTTCTCAAACGACGATCCGAGGACTTTCAAACGCAGCTATCGACGCTCGAGACGAAGTGCGCGACGCTCGAAACGGACGGCGAACGACTACGAAAATCGTTACGCGAGGAGCGCGAGCGAAAGGAATTGATGGAAAAGCGCTTTTTCGACTTGAATTCGAATCACGAGCAGATGATCGAGCTGAAGGACGAATACAAGGGAATGAATGCAAAATTGCGCGACGAAAACAGCCGATTGCTCGCCGAAAATCAGACGCTCTTTTCCGGACGTTTGCAGGAACGAGACGAAATGATACGTCAATTGGAATCCCACGTGACGACTCTCGACGAACGATGTCGCCTCGCCGACGCGCGTAccgtcgaaatcgagcgaAAGGGGAGAGTCGAGAGCGATCGTTACGAgagacgagtcgacgagctCGTGCGAgagctcgacgacgaacgtcgtagATTTGAACGAGAGCGAGTCGAATCTCGGTCGAGGATCGAGTCCTTGTGCGACGAGGCGaggaagagcgacgtcgttgtggAGAACGAGCGCGCCGAGCGGGTGCGACTGGGTGCGCTCGTGACGGAAAAGGATTGTTTGTTGAGGGAAAAGGAGAGCTGCGTCGATCGTCTTGCCAAGGAGAACGAGCGTCTCTCGTTGAAGATGACGGCGCTGGAGAGACGTTTTAGCGATCAGGTTGCTTTGGTGAATAGGGATGAGCAGGTGATGCGACTTCGGGAAACGGTTGCAGCGACCGAAGGCAAACTCGACGGTCTGCGACGGGAGTACGACGCTTATAAGAAACACTCCGCGCAACTCCTCAATAAGGAGAGAGAACTGAATTCCAAACTAAGGCACTTGTTAAAATAG